The following proteins are encoded in a genomic region of Brachypodium distachyon strain Bd21 chromosome 1, Brachypodium_distachyon_v3.0, whole genome shotgun sequence:
- the LOC100825166 gene encoding uncharacterized protein LOC100825166 — protein MAFLRYRGLPEGEVTAEEFWAWLGQFDADHDGRISREELQRALRSLNLWFASWKARQGLRAADADRDGAVVGGDEAGRLFAYAQRCLHVKITQLGSY, from the coding sequence ATGGCGTTCCTGCGGTACCGCGGGCTGCCGGAGGGCGAGGTGACGGCGGAGGAGTTCTGGGCGTGGCTGGGGCAGTTCGACGCGGACCACGACGGGCGGATCAGCCGGGAGGAGCTGCAGCGCGCGCTAAGGAGCCTCAACCTGTGGTTCGCCTCGTGGAAGGCCCGCCAGGGGctgcgcgccgccgacgccgaccgcgacggcgccgtcgtcggcggGGACGAGGCCGGCCGCCTCTTCGCCTACGCGCAGAGGTGCCTCCACGTCAAGATCACCCAACTCGGATCCTACTGA